The following nucleotide sequence is from Catonella massiliensis.
CCAGAGCAATGGTGTAGTAAAAGCGGTTGGCGCAGGTGTTGCAGAGGTGGCTGTAGCAGCAGGAGAAGATCCTACAGGTAAGGTAAAAGAAACCTCTACCAGGGTAATAGTACCATTTAAGCTCTCACTTACCAATGCAGCAGGAGGAGTATACACAGGCTTTAATCCAATCGGCAGTAACGATGTAATCACTCTTGACGGCGGTAAGAAGGCCATTTACACCAATGTAATGGATCCAAATGACATTGAGTGGGAAGTAAAGAAAGACGGGAAAGTTGTTAAAGACATCCTCTCATTTACCAATACAAGAACAAAGACAAATAGCTCTGCTGCTAACTTCCTGATAGAGGGAAAGAGAGCGGGTACCTACGAGGTAACTGCAAGGCTTAAAAATGTCAAAAATGACTATAAAAACCTTAACTATACGAAGGTTTCATTTAAGGTAGTTGTACCTCTTATGACCTCAAATGCAACTGTATATATGAATGTGGGTGATACCTATGATATATACAACAATTCAAATATCGGAAGTATAAAGGAATTTACCTTTGTAGCAGACGGAAGTGGTGCGGTAAAGGTAAACAGCTCCACATCTGTCATTACAGCCCTTAAGACAGGAACGGGAACTGTTACGGTAAGCAACGGAAGCAGCAGCTTTGTGGTAACGGTAATAGTAATTGATACCATAGCGCTTAGTGCAAGCAACCTCACTATTCCTGTAGGAGGCTCTGTTGACCTAAGTGCTGTGGCAACAGATGTATCCACAAGCGATTCCTGGCAGTGGACATCTGACAATACAAGCATTGCAACAGTGGCAGGTGATGGAGTCAGCGCAGTAGTAAAGGGTGTGGCAGCAGGTGAGACTACAGTTACGGTTGAACACACAGTCGGAGGAATTACAAAGAGGGTTTCCTGTAAGATAATTGTAACTGCTGCAGTGACCAAGATTACTCTTACACCTGAAGAGACAGTTTTGGAAGTAGATAAAATAGCTTCAATCAGGGCTGACATTACACCTAAGACTTCGGCGGGGACTTATTTGTACTGGAGAAGCTCTAACCCTGAGATAGTAAAGATAGATGATGAAAGCAATCATTCTGCTGTAGCTTCCGTAACAGGTGTGTCTCCGGGTATAGCCATCATTATGGCACTTAATAAGGACAATGTGGTGCTTGGTTCTGCTAAGGTTACTGTAAATACAGCAGTTACAGGTATCATACTTTCACAGAGCGTGGCAGAAAAGCCGCTCAGTGACAAGACCTTCCAGCTCTCAGCTACAGTCACTCCAAAGGAGGCTACAAGTGCGAAGATTAACTGGAAGTCAAGTAATGAAAAGGTGGCAACAGTAGACGCTACAGGTCTTGTTACCTTTAAGTCAGCAGGACATGTAAGCATTATAGCATCATCAGATACCAATCCACAGGTTATGTCAACCTGTGATTTGACCATAATCAAATCAGTAGAGGGAATCAAGCTTGAAAAGAACGAGATTTCCCTTGCAGTAAGTGAAACCTATAAGATATCAGCAACGCTTACCCCAAGTGATGCATCTAACCAGAACCTTGAGTATAAGTCAATGGATCCTAAGATTGCGGATGTAAGCAAGACAGGACTTATTACTGCGAAGCAGGCAGGTGTGGCTTACATAATAGTTTCTACTCCTGACGGAAAGGTAAGTGTTACCATGACTGTTAAGGTAACGCAGCAGGCTACAGGAATGAAGCTCTCAGCGGCTTCACTTATCCTTGATGTGGGTGAGAGCTATACACTTGAAGCCACATTTAACCCAAAGACAACTACAGATACCAAGGTGCTTTGGTCTGTGGCAGATAAGTCTGTAGCCAAAGTAGATGCCAAGGGTAAGGTAACTGCGGTATCAGCAGGAGACACAATAATTACAGCAAAGAGCAGCAACGGACTCACTGCAATATGTACGGTTAAGGTCAATCAGCCTGTTGGAAGCATTGAACTTAACTACACAGAGTATGACCTTGCTGTGGGAGACGAGCTTGAGCTTGAAGTGACCTTTGACTCTGAGGATGTTACCAATCAGAAGGTAAAGTGGAAATCCTCCAAGTCATCAGTAGCAAGTGTAGATAAAAACGGTGTTGTTAAAGGTAAGAAGGGCGGAGTTGCCATCATTACCGTAACAGCTGATGAGAACGGTATGCAGGCTAACTGTGTGGTTACAGTTGAAGAGCCTGTATCTCAGATTACACTTAATAAAACAGCCTATAATCTGGGCTATCACAAGAGCTTTTTACTTAAGGCAAAGCTAAAGACCAATTCTGCTACGAATAAAAAGTTAAAATGGACAAGCAGTAAGAGCAGCGTTGTTTCTGTCAATAAGTCAGGTATGATATACGGTAAAAAGCCAGGCTATGCGACAATTAAAGTAAAGGCTACAGATGGAAGCGGTGCGGTAGCCAGCGCAAGGATAAGGGTAGTAAGGGAGGTAGGCTCCATAAGCGCCAATCCATCCTTCCTTTCTATGATAGTTGGAAGAAGAAAGGCGATAAAGGTCAAAATAACACCTAAGAATGCCACTTACAAGACAGCTAAGTACATATCTGACAATACTGATGTTGCCATGGTGGACTCAAAGGGAAGGGTGACAGCCCTTGCCGCAGGAAAGGCGAAGATAACTGTTGCCGCAAAGGATAACAGTAAGAAGAAACAGGTGGTAGTGGTACAGGTAAGAGAGTATGTGCCTGCTACAGGGCTTACTTTGTCCAATACAACACTCACAATGGGTGTGGGCGACAAGCAGAGTACCGTTTATTCAATCAGTCCAAGTGGAACAGATGACAAGGTTAAGTGGGCTACAAACAATAAGGCTGTAGCAAGGGTAAATAAAAAGGGACTAATAACCGCAGTTGCACCTGGAACAGCCATAATAACTGCCTCCACAACAAGCGGAAGAACTGCTCAGGTTTCTGTAACTGTTGTAGGGCTTAATTTCTACAGACTTGACCTTGAACAGTACGACACCTATTCATTATCGGTACTTGGAGATGTAAAGAATGTATCCTGGGATTCAGAGAATCCTGATATAGCAACAGTAGCAGGCGGTGTTGTTACCGCCAAAAAAGCAGGAACAACCTATATACTTGCAAGGGTGAACGGTGCAGTACTTCGTTGTAGATTGGTAGTAAAGAACATAAAATAAGGGGGATATATGCTGGAGGGACTTCATGTTAAAAATCTGGTAATCATAGATGAGGCTGAAGTCTCTTTTGGAGGGGGACTAAACATCCTTACAGGAGAGACGGGTGCGGGAAAATCAGTAGTAATAGGCTCTATCAACCTGGCACTGGGTGCCAAAGCAGGTAAGAATCTGGTTAGGGCAGGCAAGGAGTCAGGCTTTGTAGAGTTAGTATTTTCCGTAAATAATGATGTTGGGGATAAGCTAAGGAGGCTTGACATCATACCCGAAGACGGACTGGTGGTAATCACCAGGAAGTTTACGGGGGAGAGAAGTGTAAGCAAAATCAATGGGGAGACGGTTACCTTGTCAAAAGTAAAAGAGGCAGCAGCCCTCCTCCTTGATATCCATGGTCAGACAGAAAATCAGACCTTACAGCTATCTAAGAATCATCTGGAATTGCTTGACAAATACTGTAAAGAGGAGGTTAAGCCTTATAAAAAAAGGCTGAAAGACCTTGTAACTGAGTATAGAAATAAGGAAAATGAGCTTCTTGAATATAGTGCTGACGAAGCTTCCATTTCAAGGGAACTTGATTTTCTTAAATACGAATGCAAAGAGATAGAGTCAGCGAAGTTAGTAAAAGACGAGGAAGAGGAGCTTGATAAAAAGGTTCGTAAGTACTCTTCTTCAAGCAAGATAGTAGGCCTTATAGAAGAGGCAAGGAAGAATCTTTCCGACAATGGTGGGGCGGATGACAGTATTGGTAGTATAGTAAGGGCTATGTCAAGACTGTCTGACGTGGATGAGACTTCTGTAGAATTGTTGAATCAGATATCAGAAATAGAAAGCCTCTTAAATGACTTTGAGCGCTCACTCTCTGATTATGCTGATGACAATGTATTTGACGAAGCAGATTTTATGCAGTCTGAGGCAAGACTTGACAAGATAAGAGGGATATATGCTAAGCACGGAGGCTCGTATGAGACTACAATTGACTTCCTTGATGCTTCTCTTGCGCAGATAGAAAAGCTTGAGCATGCCTCAGAGTATAAAGAAAAACTTTCTATGGAAGTAGAAAAGCTAAAGAAGGTTATTCTATCTGAGTGTGATGAGCTTACAAAGGTGCGAAAGAGGGGTGCGCTTAAGCTTTCAAAGCTTGTGAAACAGTCCCTTATAGACGTCAACTTCCTTCAGGTGGAGTTTGATGTGGAATTTGCAGGGTCCAAAGATTTTACTTCCAAGGGAAATGACGAGATTATATTTAAGATATCCACCAATCCGGGTGAGCCTATGAGGTCGATATCTGAAGTTGCCTCTGGCGGTGAGCTTTCAAGAATAATGCTTGCTCTCAAGTCGGTAATGGCGGATACAGATGAAATACCTACTATGATTTTTGATGAGGTGGATACAGGCATAAGTGGCAGGACGGCTCAGATGGTAGCTGAAAAAATGGCTCTTCTTTCAGTCAAGAGGCAGATTATTGCCATTACCCATCTTGCGCAGATAGCGGCAATGGCGGATAATCATTATCTAATCGAGAAAAAGGCTGATGAAAACCATACTGCTACAGAGATAAGAAGGCTTGATGAGGCTGAAGAGGTTAGCGAACTTGCAAGGATTTTAGGTGGAGTTGCAGTTACAGAAAATGTGATAAATTCTGCGAGAGAAATGAAAAAACTTGCAACTGATACTAAAATAGGGCTTAAGAAAGGGTAAGAAAACTTTGTTAGTTTTAGCTAATATTGTTGAAATCTTAGAACAAACTTTGTATAATTATTATAAGGTTTGTTCTTTTTTATTTAAGGAGGAGTTTAAGTATGGAAAAGAGAGTGGCACTTTTAAGTATTATTGTGGATGAGAGGGATTCTGTTGAGAAGCTTAATGCTCTTTTACACGAGTATGGGGAGTTCATTATCGGAAGGATGGGTATTCCTTACAAGAGGCGTGAGATTAATATTATCAGCATTGCTATGGATGCACCTCAGGATACTACATCAGAATTAGCGGGGAAGATAGGAAAGCTTGAGGGGGTTAATGTTAAGACTTCTTTCTCAGGCGTGATTTCTAATGATGAATGATGTTAGTAAGTTAATAGAGAGGTTAGGGGAGAAACATAGTTTAAGTGTTTCAGAATATGAGACACTTGTAGAAAATTTTAATGAAGAAAACGCTGAAATACTCAGGAAATATGCGGATAAGGAGCGAAGAGCTCATTATGGCAACAAGATTTTTATAAGAGGTTTGATAGAGGTAAGTAATATTTGTAAGAATGACTGTTACTACTGCGGTATAAGAAGGAGCAACAGAGAGGTTGACAGATACAGGCTTACAGCGGATGAAATCCTTGAATGTGTGGATACAGGCTATGGACTGGGCTTTCGCACCATTGTTATGCAAGGAGGAGAGGATTCTGCCTTTACTGATGAATTTCTGGTAGAGGTAATCACTGAGGTTAAGAGAAGATATCCTGAAGTCGCTCTCACACTATCCTTGGGAGAGAGAAGCAGAGAAAGCTACATGAAGTTAAAGGCTGCCGGGGCTGACAGATATCTGCTTCGTCACGAAACTGCAGATTCTTTACATTATTCAAAGCTTCATCCGCCTGAACTTACCTTATCTCACAGAATGGACTGCATTAAAAGCCTTAGGGAAGCAGGCTTTTATGTGGGCTGTGGCTTCATGGTAGGCTCACCGTATCAGACTGCAAAAACTATCGCAAAAGACTTAAAGTTCATCGAGGAGTTAAGACCTGAAATGTGTGGAATTGGGCCATTTATCTCGCAAAAGGATACTCCTTTTAAGGATATGCAAAACGGAAGTGCAGATTTTACCTGTTATCTGCTATCCATCATAAGGCTGATACACCCTCCTGTTCTCTTGCCTTCGACCACAGCTTTAGGAACTATTGACAGCTATGGAAGAGAAAAAGGGATACTTGCCGGGGCAAATGTCATTATGCCTAATCTTTCTCCGTTAGAAGTTAGAGGGAAATACGCCCTTTATGACAAGAAGCTATGTACAGGAAGTGAGGCAGCAGAGGGACTTAGAGAGTTGAAAAAGAGAATGTCTGCTATCGGCTTTGAAATAGTAAACGAGAGAGGCGACATTAGTACATCTAAAAGGGAAGATTAACTGACCTTAAGAAAGGGGAATTATATGTACAAATATGATGTAAAATCGCTTAAAGCTGAAGAATTTATCAATAACGAAGAAATACTTGAAACTCTTGCTTATGCAAAGGAAAACAAAAACAATCTGGAACTTATTCAAACAATCTTAGAGAAGGCAAGGCCCGTAAAGAAAGATAAGGGCTATGTCTGTAATGGTCTCTCCCACAAGGAGGCATCTGTACTTCTTGCCTGTGATATCCCTGAAATAAATGAAGAAATCAATAAAATAGCAGAGGAAATCAAACTTGCTTTCTATGGAAATAGAATAGTTATGTTTGCACCTTTATATTTATCAAACTATTGTATAAATGGCTGTGTATATTGCCCTTATCATGCCAAGAATAAAACAATAGCAAGAAAGAAGCTGACTCAGGAAGAAGTTAAAGAACAGGTAATTGCGCTTCAGGATATGGGACATAAGAGACTTGCGATAGAGGCGGGAGAAGATCCATTTAATAACCCTATCGAATATATTCTTGACAGTATCAAAACTATTTACAGTGTGAATCACAAGAACGGAGCGATAAGAAGGGTTAATGTAAATATTGCTGCTACAACTGTAGAAAACTACAAAAAGCTTGCAGATGCAGGCATAGGAACCTACATACTGTTTCAGGAAACCTACAACAAGAAAAGCTACGAGGAGCTACATCCAACAGGACCAAAGCATGACTACTGCTATCATACAGAAGCTATGGACAGGGCTATGGAGGGTGGCATTGATGATGTAGGACTTGGGGTGCTCTTTGGACTTGAGGGATATAAGTATGAGTTCGCAGGCCTGCTTATGCATGCTGAGCATCTTGAGGCAGTTCACGGGGTTGGACCTCATACTATAAGCGTACCTCGAATCAAAAAGGCAGATGACATAGATCCAAATGCCTTTGATAACTCTATTTCAGACGATATATTTGCGAAGATTACAGCCTGTATAAGGCTTGCAGTTCCATATACGGGAATGATAGTTTCTACAAGAGAATCTGAGAAAGTTAGAGGAAGGCTTCTAAACCTCGGTATTTCTCAGATTAGTGGAGCCTCAAGAACTTCTGTAGGAGGTTATGAAAAGGAAGAAAGAGTGCATGACAGTGAGCAGTTTGAGGTTTCAGATACCAGAACTCTTGATGAGGTAGTTGGCTGGCTTATGGACAATGGGCATATACCTTCATTCTGTACAGCTTGCTACAGAGAAGGCAGAACCGGAGACAGGTTCATGGCTCTTTGCAAAACCGGGCAGATACTTAATTGCTGTCATCCAAACGCCCTTATGACACTAACCGAGTTTCTTGTGGACTATGCAAGCGAGGAAACGAGGAAAAAAGGCTTTGAAATGATTGAAAGAGAGTTAAATAAAATACCTAATGAAAAGAGAAGAGAAATAGCAATAAACAATATAAATGACATCAAGGCCTCTAACCGCAGAGATTTCAGATTCTAGGAGGGCTTAGTATGGGATTAAACCAGACGGTTTCGGCTGAAAGAGTACATATTGCCTTTTTCGGACTGAGAAATGTAGGAAAGAGCAGTCTTGTAAATGCGGTAACAGGGCAAGAATTAAGTGTGGTCTCAGATGTGAAGGGAACCACTACAGATCCGGTTAAAAAGGCTATGGAGCTCCTTCCTTTAGGCCCTGTAGTTATTATAGATACTGCGGGGATTGATGATGAGGGGGAACTTGGCAGTCTTAGAATTCAAAAAAGCAAGGAAGTCCTTGATATCACAGATATAGCCGTGCTTGTGACTGAGGCTCACAGAGAGCTTACAGAGCCCGAGAAAGAGCTGGCCTACACCTTTAAGAAGAAGAGATTACCGTTCATTATTGTGCTTAATAAGGCAGACCTTGCTCCACACAGAAAAGCAAAGGATAATGAGATTTTAGTCAGTGCAAAACAAGGGACTAATATCTTAAAGCTTAAAGAAAAACTTGCAGGACTTATTCCAGACAAGAGTGAAAAGTATATATTAAAAGACCTGGTAAATAAAGGAGATACAGTAATTCTTGTAATGCCTATAGATGAATCTGCACCTAAAGGTAGGATAATCTTGCCTCAACAGGAGGTGATTAGAGAATTGCTTGAAATAGGTTGTATTATACTCTGTGTACAGGATAGTGAGCTTAAGGAAAGTCTTGAAAAACTTAAACTGCCTCCAAGTCTTGTAATTACGGACTCGCAGGTATTTAAGGAAGTAAGTGAAATAGTACCTGAAAACATTAGACTAACCTCATTTTCAATTCTTTTTGCGAGATACAGAGGCGGGCTTTCTAAGATGTTAGAAGGTGCATCTATGCTATCTAAACTAAAGGATGGTGACAGGGTACTTATCAGTGAGGGCTGTACTCATCACAGGCAGTGTGAAGATATAGGTACGGTAAAGCTTCCAAGATGGATAAGGGAATATTCCGGTGCCTCCCCTCATTTTGAATTTACCTCAGGGGGAACCTATCCTGATGACCTAACCTCTTATAAGCTTATAGTCCACTGTGGAGGCTGTATGCTTAACGAAGCTGCTATGAAGAGCAGAATAGGTAAGGCTGTTAATCAGGGTGTTCCTATAGTAAATTATGGGATGGCAATTGCCGAGATGACAGGTATATTAAAAAGAGCAATGAAGGTGTTTTGATTTTAATGAATAAAGCCGGAGCTTAAATATAGGCTCCGGCTAAATCTTTGACAGTATCTAAACAAAGTTAGATGATTCCCGCCATTTCTGATAATTCAATAATGGATCTCCTAGATACCTTGTTACCTCGGTATTCAAAGTAAAAATCATCGTGAGCAATATTTCCAAATACATCCGGATAGCTCTGCTTCCTAAGAATGATGCTATTTCCGTCACTTACCACTTCAAGTTCCTCCAAATCAGCCAGCTTTAGGGCTTTTCTAAAATCTGATGGGAGGGTGATTCTACCGAGCTTATCCAATTTTCTTTTTAAGGTCCTGCTTTTCACTAAATACTCCTTTACAAAAATATATTTTTATGAAATATTTTTGTAATACGTAACTATCTTACTAAACAATCTATATAATAAGAGCATAATTTTTCTTTAATCTCAGCGCTTTTAAGCATACATCCGTGTAAAATATTATCCAATCTTCCGGCACCTCCTTCATAATTTTTTCTTTAATTTTTCCCTCTCACTTATATTGAAAAAAGTTTCATATTATAAGTGTAATCATACAATTAATTTAAAAATCGTGAGAATAACGCGTATTACAAACAATATTTACTAGGCTCATTATAGTATATTTTAAAGCTTTTAGCAACGGCAAAAAAAACGTAAAAACGGTTACAAAATGTACAAAATAAACAAAAAACTGACCTTGTAAATTTGTAACCGTTTTTAATTTATAAGGATTAATGCCCTGCACAGCATAGGTGGAGACAGATTTTAGTTCTGTAGAGTGGCAACAGCATCTTCAGTAAGACCTGTAAACCTAGCAATAAAATCAAACGCAAGCCCACTGGCTTTCATATCTTTAGCAATCCTAAGTTTTTCCTCGTTTGCACCTTCAATTTTGCCTTCTTTTCGGCCACGTTTCTCGCCGCGTTCTTCACCACGCAACTCGCTTTCCCTCTTTTCATCACTAATAAGCTTCTCAAGAATCTCGTTCATAGTCCTACTACCTCCTTCACTTGACTTTAATCTAGACTTTAGTTCACTTGTTATAGGGAACTCATCACTACTGTAAGCATCATTGTCAGTAAATAGCTTCATTAGCCTTGCAGGCTTGGAACCATCATTATTAACTGTATTTACAAATATCTCAGTAAGACCATCCTCTATCACCTGCCCGGTCTCCCTAACCACCTTGTCAATATGATAGAGAGGAAGTCCTCCATCAAATATATCAAACTTCGATATAAACACAATACACACATCAGGTATGAACTCAAACCTTTTACCTGTTTCAGATATATTCGTAGTCAATACAGCAGCATTGTAACGAGCT
It contains:
- a CDS encoding Ig-like domain-containing protein, which codes for MKDNRVKLFKKSKGKTALFLALLMVLNLAPLPENAGEGLIPGFVKALSNIQRIAGNSINSVLAADDRDYLLKEGNFEVNLANGGSRDPYTLIQDTNTLVLTSVLKNPPKTTQAVSGAKIILNDTSENVVKAEVTTAANGDSTGIKFTKRGAGSKQISGSVQIAGTNYNFSFFVKVDLEIDKTNTTTDVNKPKYETVFSTDKGPSTLVIPVVNDSYQIKLKGYKTSTADGYLDYRGSILNWSVSVNGKNNDTSVLEVDQSNGVVKAVGAGVAEVAVAAGEDPTGKVKETSTRVIVPFKLSLTNAAGGVYTGFNPIGSNDVITLDGGKKAIYTNVMDPNDIEWEVKKDGKVVKDILSFTNTRTKTNSSAANFLIEGKRAGTYEVTARLKNVKNDYKNLNYTKVSFKVVVPLMTSNATVYMNVGDTYDIYNNSNIGSIKEFTFVADGSGAVKVNSSTSVITALKTGTGTVTVSNGSSSFVVTVIVIDTIALSASNLTIPVGGSVDLSAVATDVSTSDSWQWTSDNTSIATVAGDGVSAVVKGVAAGETTVTVEHTVGGITKRVSCKIIVTAAVTKITLTPEETVLEVDKIASIRADITPKTSAGTYLYWRSSNPEIVKIDDESNHSAVASVTGVSPGIAIIMALNKDNVVLGSAKVTVNTAVTGIILSQSVAEKPLSDKTFQLSATVTPKEATSAKINWKSSNEKVATVDATGLVTFKSAGHVSIIASSDTNPQVMSTCDLTIIKSVEGIKLEKNEISLAVSETYKISATLTPSDASNQNLEYKSMDPKIADVSKTGLITAKQAGVAYIIVSTPDGKVSVTMTVKVTQQATGMKLSAASLILDVGESYTLEATFNPKTTTDTKVLWSVADKSVAKVDAKGKVTAVSAGDTIITAKSSNGLTAICTVKVNQPVGSIELNYTEYDLAVGDELELEVTFDSEDVTNQKVKWKSSKSSVASVDKNGVVKGKKGGVAIITVTADENGMQANCVVTVEEPVSQITLNKTAYNLGYHKSFLLKAKLKTNSATNKKLKWTSSKSSVVSVNKSGMIYGKKPGYATIKVKATDGSGAVASARIRVVREVGSISANPSFLSMIVGRRKAIKVKITPKNATYKTAKYISDNTDVAMVDSKGRVTALAAGKAKITVAAKDNSKKKQVVVVQVREYVPATGLTLSNTTLTMGVGDKQSTVYSISPSGTDDKVKWATNNKAVARVNKKGLITAVAPGTAIITASTTSGRTAQVSVTVVGLNFYRLDLEQYDTYSLSVLGDVKNVSWDSENPDIATVAGGVVTAKKAGTTYILARVNGAVLRCRLVVKNIK
- the recN gene encoding DNA repair protein RecN, whose translation is MLEGLHVKNLVIIDEAEVSFGGGLNILTGETGAGKSVVIGSINLALGAKAGKNLVRAGKESGFVELVFSVNNDVGDKLRRLDIIPEDGLVVITRKFTGERSVSKINGETVTLSKVKEAAALLLDIHGQTENQTLQLSKNHLELLDKYCKEEVKPYKKRLKDLVTEYRNKENELLEYSADEASISRELDFLKYECKEIESAKLVKDEEEELDKKVRKYSSSSKIVGLIEEARKNLSDNGGADDSIGSIVRAMSRLSDVDETSVELLNQISEIESLLNDFERSLSDYADDNVFDEADFMQSEARLDKIRGIYAKHGGSYETTIDFLDASLAQIEKLEHASEYKEKLSMEVEKLKKVILSECDELTKVRKRGALKLSKLVKQSLIDVNFLQVEFDVEFAGSKDFTSKGNDEIIFKISTNPGEPMRSISEVASGGELSRIMLALKSVMADTDEIPTMIFDEVDTGISGRTAQMVAEKMALLSVKRQIIAITHLAQIAAMADNHYLIEKKADENHTATEIRRLDEAEEVSELARILGGVAVTENVINSAREMKKLATDTKIGLKKG
- a CDS encoding TM1266 family iron-only hydrogenase system putative regulator, whose amino-acid sequence is MEKRVALLSIIVDERDSVEKLNALLHEYGEFIIGRMGIPYKRREINIISIAMDAPQDTTSELAGKIGKLEGVNVKTSFSGVISNDE
- the hydE gene encoding [FeFe] hydrogenase H-cluster radical SAM maturase HydE, whose translation is MMNDVSKLIERLGEKHSLSVSEYETLVENFNEENAEILRKYADKERRAHYGNKIFIRGLIEVSNICKNDCYYCGIRRSNREVDRYRLTADEILECVDTGYGLGFRTIVMQGGEDSAFTDEFLVEVITEVKRRYPEVALTLSLGERSRESYMKLKAAGADRYLLRHETADSLHYSKLHPPELTLSHRMDCIKSLREAGFYVGCGFMVGSPYQTAKTIAKDLKFIEELRPEMCGIGPFISQKDTPFKDMQNGSADFTCYLLSIIRLIHPPVLLPSTTALGTIDSYGREKGILAGANVIMPNLSPLEVRGKYALYDKKLCTGSEAAEGLRELKKRMSAIGFEIVNERGDISTSKRED
- the hydG gene encoding [FeFe] hydrogenase H-cluster radical SAM maturase HydG translates to MYKYDVKSLKAEEFINNEEILETLAYAKENKNNLELIQTILEKARPVKKDKGYVCNGLSHKEASVLLACDIPEINEEINKIAEEIKLAFYGNRIVMFAPLYLSNYCINGCVYCPYHAKNKTIARKKLTQEEVKEQVIALQDMGHKRLAIEAGEDPFNNPIEYILDSIKTIYSVNHKNGAIRRVNVNIAATTVENYKKLADAGIGTYILFQETYNKKSYEELHPTGPKHDYCYHTEAMDRAMEGGIDDVGLGVLFGLEGYKYEFAGLLMHAEHLEAVHGVGPHTISVPRIKKADDIDPNAFDNSISDDIFAKITACIRLAVPYTGMIVSTRESEKVRGRLLNLGISQISGASRTSVGGYEKEERVHDSEQFEVSDTRTLDEVVGWLMDNGHIPSFCTACYREGRTGDRFMALCKTGQILNCCHPNALMTLTEFLVDYASEETRKKGFEMIERELNKIPNEKRREIAINNINDIKASNRRDFRF
- the hydF gene encoding [FeFe] hydrogenase H-cluster maturation GTPase HydF, with protein sequence MGLNQTVSAERVHIAFFGLRNVGKSSLVNAVTGQELSVVSDVKGTTTDPVKKAMELLPLGPVVIIDTAGIDDEGELGSLRIQKSKEVLDITDIAVLVTEAHRELTEPEKELAYTFKKKRLPFIIVLNKADLAPHRKAKDNEILVSAKQGTNILKLKEKLAGLIPDKSEKYILKDLVNKGDTVILVMPIDESAPKGRIILPQQEVIRELLEIGCIILCVQDSELKESLEKLKLPPSLVITDSQVFKEVSEIVPENIRLTSFSILFARYRGGLSKMLEGASMLSKLKDGDRVLISEGCTHHRQCEDIGTVKLPRWIREYSGASPHFEFTSGGTYPDDLTSYKLIVHCGGCMLNEAAMKSRIGKAVNQGVPIVNYGMAIAEMTGILKRAMKVF
- a CDS encoding AbrB/MazE/SpoVT family DNA-binding domain-containing protein, whose translation is MKSRTLKRKLDKLGRITLPSDFRKALKLADLEELEVVSDGNSIILRKQSYPDVFGNIAHDDFYFEYRGNKVSRRSIIELSEMAGII
- a CDS encoding Rpn family recombination-promoting nuclease/putative transposase — its product is MPAKKNFEKYAKLLNPIDDLMFCKMAEHKEFCEEILRVILEDEGLTVIEAIPQWQGKNLTGRSVVLDAKCVTGDGCQINIEVQKADDDNHLKRARYNAAVLTTNISETGKRFEFIPDVCIVFISKFDIFDGGLPLYHIDKVVRETGQVIEDGLTEIFVNTVNNDGSKPARLMKLFTDNDAYSSDEFPITSELKSRLKSSEGGSRTMNEILEKLISDEKRESELRGEERGEKRGRKEGKIEGANEEKLRIAKDMKASGLAFDFIARFTGLTEDAVATLQN